Proteins encoded together in one Pantoea sp. CCBC3-3-1 window:
- the recF gene encoding DNA replication/repair protein RecF, with protein MALTRLLIKDFRNIENADLALAPGFNFLVGANGSGKTSVLEAIYTLGHGRAFRSLQAGRVIRHDQDAFVLHGRIDGAERETSVGLTKNRAGDSKVRIDGTDGHKVAELAQMLPMQLITPEGFTLLNGGPKYRRAYIDWGCFHNEPGFFTAWSNLRRLLKQRNAALRQVSRYQQIRAWDQELAPLAEQISLWRAAYSEAIAADITATCAQFLPEFELNFSFQRGWDKETPYSELLERQFERDRALTYTASGPHKADFRIRAEGTPVEDLLSRGQLKLLMCALRLAQGEFLTRQNGRRCLYLIDDFASELDETRRHLLASRLKATQAQVFVSAISADHVFDMTDEKGKMFHVEQGKITVQPED; from the coding sequence ATGGCTTTAACCCGCCTGCTTATCAAAGATTTCCGCAATATCGAAAACGCGGACCTGGCGCTGGCACCCGGTTTCAACTTTCTGGTGGGCGCGAACGGCAGCGGTAAAACCAGCGTGCTGGAAGCCATCTATACGCTGGGCCATGGCCGGGCGTTTCGCAGCTTGCAGGCTGGCAGAGTGATCCGCCATGATCAGGATGCGTTTGTGCTGCATGGTCGAATCGACGGCGCAGAGCGGGAAACCAGCGTTGGCCTGACGAAAAATCGGGCCGGCGACAGCAAGGTTCGCATCGATGGCACCGATGGTCATAAAGTCGCGGAGCTGGCGCAAATGCTGCCAATGCAGCTGATTACGCCAGAAGGCTTTACGCTGCTTAACGGTGGCCCGAAGTACCGACGCGCCTATATTGACTGGGGCTGTTTTCATAACGAGCCGGGTTTTTTCACCGCATGGAGCAATCTCCGCCGTCTGCTGAAGCAGCGCAACGCCGCTCTCCGACAGGTTTCGCGCTACCAGCAAATTCGTGCGTGGGATCAGGAGCTGGCGCCACTGGCTGAGCAGATAAGCCTGTGGCGTGCCGCCTATAGCGAAGCGATTGCGGCGGATATCACTGCCACCTGCGCCCAGTTCCTGCCCGAATTTGAACTGAATTTTTCATTTCAACGCGGCTGGGACAAAGAAACGCCCTACAGCGAACTGCTCGAACGTCAGTTTGAGCGCGACAGGGCGTTAACCTATACCGCCAGCGGCCCTCACAAAGCGGATTTCCGGATCCGCGCTGAGGGTACGCCGGTAGAAGATTTACTGTCACGCGGCCAGTTAAAGCTGCTGATGTGCGCCCTCAGACTGGCGCAGGGTGAGTTTCTCACCCGACAGAATGGGCGACGCTGCCTGTATCTGATAGATGATTTTGCCTCCGAGCTGGATGAGACGCGTCGCCACTTACTGGCTTCGCGACTGAAAGCAACTCAGGCCCAGGTTTTCGTTAGCGCAATCAGTGCCGATCATGTGTTCGATATGACCGACGAAAAGGGCAAGATGTTCCACGTGGAACAGGGTAAAATAACGGTTCAACCTGAAGATTAA
- the dnaN gene encoding DNA polymerase III subunit beta, translated as MKFIVEREHLLKPLQQVSSPLGGRPTLPILGNLLLQVNEGSLLLTGTDLEMEMVARVALTQDHEPGATTVPARKFFDICRGLPEGAEITVILEGERMLVRSGRSRFSLSTLPASDFPNLDDWQSEVEFTLPQATMKRLIEATQFSMAHQDVRYYLNGMLFETEGEELRTVATDGHRLAVCSMPVGQSLPSHSVIVPRKGVIELVRLLDGGDTPLQVQIGSNNIRAHVGDFIFTSKLVDGRFPDYRRVLPKNPDKTLDAGCDLLKQAFSRAAILSNEKFRGVRLYISENQLKITANNPEQEEAEEMLDVTYGGTDLEIGFNVSYVLDVLNALKCENVRLLLTDSVSSVQIEDAASQSAAYVVMPMRL; from the coding sequence ATGAAATTTATTGTAGAACGCGAGCATTTACTCAAACCCTTACAGCAGGTCAGTAGCCCACTGGGCGGCCGTCCAACATTGCCGATCCTTGGCAATCTGCTTTTACAGGTCAACGAAGGCAGCCTGCTGCTGACCGGGACCGATTTAGAAATGGAAATGGTTGCCCGCGTTGCGCTGACGCAGGACCATGAGCCAGGCGCCACCACGGTGCCAGCGCGTAAATTTTTCGATATTTGCCGCGGCCTGCCCGAAGGCGCGGAGATTACGGTCATCCTGGAAGGGGAAAGAATGCTGGTGCGCTCCGGCCGCAGCCGTTTTTCACTTTCCACGCTGCCCGCCAGCGACTTCCCGAACCTGGACGACTGGCAGAGCGAAGTCGAATTCACTTTGCCACAGGCCACGATGAAACGCCTGATTGAAGCCACGCAGTTTTCAATGGCGCATCAGGACGTTCGTTACTATCTGAACGGCATGCTGTTCGAAACGGAAGGCGAAGAGCTGCGCACGGTTGCGACCGACGGCCACCGTCTGGCGGTTTGCTCCATGCCGGTTGGGCAATCACTGCCGAGCCATTCGGTGATCGTACCGCGTAAAGGCGTGATTGAGCTGGTACGGCTGCTGGACGGCGGTGATACGCCACTTCAGGTACAGATCGGCAGCAACAATATTCGTGCTCACGTGGGCGATTTTATCTTTACCTCCAAGCTGGTTGACGGCCGTTTCCCGGATTATCGCCGCGTATTGCCGAAGAACCCGGACAAAACGCTGGATGCGGGTTGCGATCTGCTCAAGCAGGCTTTCTCCCGTGCGGCGATCCTCTCTAACGAGAAATTCCGTGGTGTTCGCCTCTATATCAGCGAAAATCAGCTGAAAATTACCGCGAACAACCCTGAACAGGAAGAAGCGGAAGAGATGCTGGACGTGACCTACGGCGGGACCGATTTAGAAATCGGCTTTAACGTCAGTTACGTGCTGGACGTGCTTAACGCGCTGAAATGTGAAAACGTTCGTTTGCTGCTGACCGATTCTGTCTCCAGCGTGCAAATTGAAGATGCAGCGAGTCAGAGCGCGGCCTATGTCGTCATGCCTATGCGTTTGTAG
- the dnaA gene encoding chromosomal replication initiator protein DnaA: MSLTLWQQCLARLQDELPATEFSMWIRPLQAELNDNTLALYAPNRFVLDWVRDKYLNNINGLLNDFCGADAPLLRFEVGSKPVTRQISQPVMSSANATIPPAGNRPAPTRPSWDSMPAPAELSYRSNVNTKHNFDNFVEGKSNQLARAAARQVADNPGGAYNPLFLYGGTGLGKTHLLHAVGNGIMARKPNAKVVYMHSERFVQDMVKALQNNAIEEFKRYYRSVDALLIDDIQFFANKERSQEEFFHTFNALLEGNQQIILTSDRYPKEINGVEDRLKSRFGWGLTVAIEPPELETRVAILMKKADENDIRLPGEVAFFIAKRLRSNVRELEGALNRVIANANFTGRAITIDFVREALRDLLALQEKLVTIDNIQKTVAEYYKIKVADLLSKRRSRSVARPRQMAMAMAKELTNHSLPEIGDAFGGRDHTTVLHACRKIEQLREESHDIKEDFSNLIRTLSS, encoded by the coding sequence GTGTCACTTACGCTTTGGCAACAGTGTCTTGCCCGTTTGCAGGATGAACTACCTGCCACAGAATTCAGCATGTGGATACGTCCATTGCAGGCTGAATTAAACGACAATACGCTGGCCTTGTATGCACCAAATCGCTTTGTGCTCGATTGGGTCCGTGATAAATACCTCAACAATATTAATGGCCTGCTGAATGATTTCTGCGGGGCAGACGCGCCGTTACTGCGTTTTGAAGTCGGCAGCAAGCCGGTAACACGGCAGATTAGCCAGCCGGTAATGAGCAGTGCGAACGCCACGATACCGCCTGCGGGCAACCGACCGGCACCGACTCGCCCAAGCTGGGACAGCATGCCGGCACCGGCGGAGCTTTCTTACCGTTCGAACGTCAATACCAAGCATAATTTCGACAACTTTGTTGAAGGTAAATCGAACCAGCTGGCTCGCGCGGCGGCTCGTCAGGTCGCGGACAATCCTGGCGGTGCTTATAACCCTTTATTCCTGTATGGCGGTACGGGCCTGGGTAAAACGCACCTGTTGCACGCTGTCGGCAACGGCATCATGGCGCGCAAGCCGAACGCAAAAGTCGTCTATATGCACTCTGAGCGGTTCGTACAGGACATGGTAAAAGCGCTGCAAAACAATGCCATTGAAGAATTTAAGCGCTACTACCGTTCCGTTGATGCGCTGCTGATCGATGATATTCAGTTCTTTGCTAATAAAGAGCGTTCGCAGGAAGAATTTTTCCACACCTTTAATGCGCTGCTTGAGGGCAATCAGCAGATCATTTTGACTTCGGATCGCTATCCAAAAGAGATCAACGGCGTGGAAGATCGCTTGAAGTCCCGCTTCGGTTGGGGACTGACCGTTGCGATCGAACCGCCGGAGCTGGAAACCCGCGTGGCGATCCTGATGAAGAAGGCCGACGAAAACGATATTCGCCTGCCGGGTGAAGTGGCCTTCTTTATTGCCAAGCGCCTGCGCTCTAACGTCCGTGAGCTTGAAGGCGCACTGAACCGCGTGATCGCCAATGCCAATTTTACCGGCCGTGCCATCACGATTGATTTCGTTCGTGAAGCGCTACGCGATCTGCTGGCGCTTCAGGAAAAGCTGGTGACTATCGACAACATTCAGAAGACGGTAGCCGAGTATTACAAGATCAAAGTGGCTGATTTACTCTCCAAGCGCCGTTCGCGCTCGGTTGCCCGTCCTCGTCAGATGGCGATGGCGATGGCAAAAGAGCTGACCAACCACAGTTTGCCGGAAATCGGTGATGCTTTCGGGGGTCGTGACCATACCACGGTGCTGCACGCCTGTCGTAAGATCGAGCAGCTTCGTGAAGAAAGCCACGATATCAAAGAAGATTTCTCAAATTTAATCAGAACATTATCTTCCTGA